CTCGGGCGGCACTCCTGGCGCAACGTCGACAGCGGCACCCGCCGCTACCTGACGTTCCTGGCCGAGAACGGCTACGGCCTGTCCGACGTGGAGCGCCTGGCCTGCGGTGAGCACCCGCTCCCCGAGGTCGACGAGCCCGACGCCGCCTAGCCGCTAGGGCCGGGGAGGGAGCGATTCCTCCCCGGTCGACGGCGGGCGGGAGCGGCTGTGGGGGCATCGAGCCCCCACAACCGCGAACGCCACTCCCAGCCGCCGGGCAGCGCCGGCGCGACACACCGAGCAGGTTCCCACCACCGACCGCCTAGCGGCCCTAGCGTGCCTAGTGACGCTAACTAGCGCAGGTAGCGCAGATAGGAGGCTCAGGTGCCAGCCAGGATCGCAGTCGCGAACCAAAAGGGCGGCGTGGGCAAGACGAGCGTGACCCTCGGCCTCGCTGCAGCCGCGAGCCGCCGCGGCGACCGGGCTCTCGTCATCGACCTCGACCCCCAAGCGAACGCGACGACCGCCCTCGGCATCGAGCCCGACGACGCCGCGCTCACCGTCAACGACGTACTCGCCGTGTCCCGCGCCGGGAGCCTCGGCGACGTCATCACGGCCAGCGCGTGGGAAGGGGTCGACGTCGCGCCCAGCACGCTCGACCTGTCCAACCGCGACCTCGACGGAGCCCACGACTTACCGTTCCGGCTCCGCGAGGGACTCCAAGGCATCGACCTCGAGCGCTACGCCGTCGTCCTCATCGACTGCCCGCCGAGCGTCGGCCGGCTCCTGCTCACCGGGCTCGTCACCGCCTCCCACGCCCTGCTCGTCACCGACGCCACCGCCGACGGGCTGCGCGGCATCGGCAACGTCGAGAGCACCGTCGAGCTCGTCGCCAAGCACATGAGTCCCGGCCTGCGGATCGCCGGCATCGTGCTCAACCGCCGCCGCCATACCGGCGAGCAGGACTACCGCGAGGCCGAGCTGCGCGAAGCCTTCGGAACCCTGGTCACCGACGTCGTGCTCCCCGAGCGCGCCGCCCTGCCCGCCGCCCACGCTGCGGCCCAGCCCATCGGCTCCACTGCCAACGAGGGCGCCCGCGTCCTGACCACCCTGTTCGAGGACCTCTACGCCGACGTCCTCGCCCGCACCGCCACCGCAGGAGTCGCGTCGTGAGCCCCGAGCGCAAGCCCGCCCTCAAGCGTCGCACCGAGCTGCACCCCGTCGAAGCCCTAGCAGCGGCAGCCAACGAGACGACTACAGCTCCCGCCGCTGCACCCGCCAGCGAGCGACCCACGGGCGAGTCCGTCGGCAAGGTTCAGTTGAACGTCGCCGTCACCAGTGCCGTCCGCGGCCGCGCGCAGCGAGGCGCCCTCACCCTCGGCGCCCGCGAAGGCCGGCGCATCGGCCTCGCCGAGCTCGTCACCGCCGCGCTCGAGGAGTACCTCGACAAGCACGGTCTCTAGAACTCCCGCGCGGGCCAGAGCAATCTGGCCGCCTGGGCGCGCCGCACTGGGGTTGCGGCTCAAGCGAGGGACCCGGCTACTGGGAAATAGCCGGGTCCCTCTCGCTATTCCTAGTCCCACTAGTAGTCCTAGTCTAGTTAGGCAAAACGCGCCCTTCCGCAGCCTCATAGGTGGACGGCCCTAGGCAAGCGTGTGACGACTTGCGGACGTCGGGGACTGCGCTCTGCGAGGATCCGGTCTGTGATCACCTTCAACGACATCCTGCGTGCTGGCGGGGTGGATCCCAGTCGAGTGAAGTTGCTGCGACACACGGAGAAGGGCCAACAGCTGCTCGAGCTGTGGCGTGCCAACAGGCCCTTGGTCGAGGCCTATCAGAGTCGGCAGAAGACCGGGTTCTTGGACGGCGTGGACCACGTCGCCTGCTTCCTCGTCAGCCGTGATGGCCGCGAGGTCTTCGGTGGGCTCTACCGCGTCGGTGCCTGGGAAGCGGCTCCGCCAGGCGACCGCGACCCGATCACTGGTGAGGTGGACGTTCACCGCGCAATCTACGAGCTCACCGCCGAGCCAGCGTTCGCACCCTATGAAGATCGACTCGTAATCCGTTGGTATCTCGCAGGCAAGCACCCTGGGTTTTGGCAGTGGGCGGACAAGCAGCCGAAGCCGGTCGAAGAAATCGCAACCCAACAGGAGCGTGCGTTCCCCGGCTGGCTGGAGTTCTCGAGCCCTGTAGACGACCTCGACCTCCTGCCGAGGACGTGGCGGGAAGTGCTGCGCTCAACGTCCGGCGTATACCTGCTCACTGATGCTCGTGGCAAGCACTACGTGGGTTCGGCCAAGGGCGGCGACGGCTTCCTCGGTCGCTGGGACGCTTACCGGGGCGGCCGACCCGGAGGAAACGTCGGGCTGGTTGGAGCTGCTGGCCCGTTCGCCGTCTCGGTGCTCCAGACCTTCGACCCCAGTACGTCGGACCAGTCCGTCGAGCGGGTGGAGTCGCTCTGGAAGGACAAGCTCGGCGCCCGGCTTGTCGGCTACAACCGCAACTAGCCTCCGTTGAGCCGAGCCTGGCCGCCACGGCGCGCGGTGCAGGCCTCCTCCCGAGGTTGGTCGTTGCCGACGTCGAGACGCCCCTAGGCGTCCTAGTGTTCCTAGCCTAGTTAGCCGATCTAGTCGATTAGTCACCCTACAGAGCACGGCCCTGGCGGGCCTACGCATCGGAGCCGGCTACGCCGGCGCGGAAGAGCTCATCGGTTCTTCCCTCCCGGCAATCGATGCTGGGGCCCCGCAGCCTGCGCGCAACCGCCCTCGCCTGCGGCGCCGGCCGCCTCCGAACCATCACCCGCTGCGCTCCCTGCGGTCGCTGAGCCCGCGGGTGATCGTTCTCGTCGCCTGACCGGACGGTTGCACTCCAGCTGCTCTACGGGCCCCTTCATCTCTTCTTGCCGGGAGGGGGCGACAGCGGTCGGACACCCCAGGTCCACCACCCACCACCCGGCAGGAAGGAGCCCACCGTGGCTACCACCATCGAGCGGGTCCGCCTCACCGAGCCCCGCCAGGCCGTCGAGGCGATCCCGTACCTGCTCGGCTTCCACCCCAGCGAGTCGCTGGTCGTGCTCGGCCTGCGCGACGGTCGCGTCGCCGTCGCGCTCCGGGTCGACCTCGATAGCCCCGAGGACCTGCTGCGCGACGCCGCCCGCACGTTGCTGCGCCACAGCATCACCGCC
Above is a genomic segment from Motilibacter peucedani containing:
- a CDS encoding ParA family protein, which codes for MPARIAVANQKGGVGKTSVTLGLAAAASRRGDRALVIDLDPQANATTALGIEPDDAALTVNDVLAVSRAGSLGDVITASAWEGVDVAPSTLDLSNRDLDGAHDLPFRLREGLQGIDLERYAVVLIDCPPSVGRLLLTGLVTASHALLVTDATADGLRGIGNVESTVELVAKHMSPGLRIAGIVLNRRRHTGEQDYREAELREAFGTLVTDVVLPERAALPAAHAAAQPIGSTANEGARVLTTLFEDLYADVLARTATAGVAS
- a CDS encoding GIY-YIG nuclease family protein; the encoded protein is MITFNDILRAGGVDPSRVKLLRHTEKGQQLLELWRANRPLVEAYQSRQKTGFLDGVDHVACFLVSRDGREVFGGLYRVGAWEAAPPGDRDPITGEVDVHRAIYELTAEPAFAPYEDRLVIRWYLAGKHPGFWQWADKQPKPVEEIATQQERAFPGWLEFSSPVDDLDLLPRTWREVLRSTSGVYLLTDARGKHYVGSAKGGDGFLGRWDAYRGGRPGGNVGLVGAAGPFAVSVLQTFDPSTSDQSVERVESLWKDKLGARLVGYNRN